A genomic window from Silene latifolia isolate original U9 population chromosome Y, ASM4854445v1, whole genome shotgun sequence includes:
- the LOC141631291 gene encoding uncharacterized protein LOC141631291: MRATQDRQKSYADTRRSDISFEVGEKVLLKVLPMKGVMRFGKRGKLSKKFTGPYEILDRVGEVAYRLALSPALARVHNVFHVSQLRRKVRKTRNGDTTLVKVFWTNHNVEEATWETEASMRESYPHLLA, from the exons atgagagctacCCAGGACAGACAGAAGAGCTATGCTGACACTAGGAGAAGTGACATTTCTTTCGAGGTGGGAGAGAAGGTACTACTCAAAGTGTTGCCGATGAAGGGAGTTATGAGGTTCGGGAAGCGAGGGAAGCTGAGTAAGAAATTCAccggaccttatgagattttggacagaGTTGGAGAGGTGGCATACCGTTTAGCTTTGTCACCAGCTTTAGCCAgagttcacaatgtctttcatgtttcccaGTTGCGGAG gaaagtgaggaagaccaGGAATGGAGATACAACTTTGGTGAAAGTCTTTTGGACTAACCAcaatgttgaggaagctacatgggagactGAGGCTTCCATGAGGGAAAGCTATCCACACCTGCTTGCATga